The genomic region TCGCTCACCACATCCCAGAAGGCGCTGCGCGCCGCCGGCGCACTTGGCGCTTTGGCCGCTGTGACGGCCGCGCTTCCCGCGCTGGCCGCCCCCAAGACCGAGATGGAAACCGCCAAGACGCTGCACGCCACGGAGACGTTCTCCATTCAGAGCGGCGATAAGGTCACCACGATCTTCAACATGGAGACCTACTTCTCCAAGCCCTCGTCCGTTCGGGTGGAGCTCAATACCATCCCGCAGCCGGGGGATCCGCCCAAGAAGACATCCCTCTTTGTCACGGCCGGCAAGGAGGGTCATGAGTATAACGGCTTCACCGGCATGTACAAGGTCATCGATGCGCCGAAGCCCGGCCAGGCGCCGAAATCCGATTTGGGCGATATGGCGGGAATCCGTCTGATCCTCGACCCTCAGAGCCCCGCGCCGGCCGGCGCGAAACGAACGCTGGGCACCGACACGATCGACGGCGCCGCGATGGTTCTGCACACGGATGTCAGCCCGGATCCCCACAATCCCGCATCGACCGTGACCGAGAAGCTCTGGACCGACGCCAAGACCGGCCTGCCCCGCCGCCGAGCGATTTACCTCGTGCGGGGCGCCGCGCCCTTCGTGCAGCAGCAAACGGATTTCGTCTCCTGGACCGTCGACAAGCCGATCGACGCGAAGCAGTTCGCCTGGGCCGCGCCCGAAGGCGCCAAGCTTTTCGAAGAACCGAAACTGCTCGCCGTGGGAACGCCCGCGCCGGACTTCGCCGCGACCGCGCCCGACGGGACATCCGTCAAGCTCTCGGATTACAAGGGCAAGATCGTCGTGGTCGATTTCTGGGCGACCTGGTGCGGCCCCTGCCAGGCCAGTATGCCCCATCTGGAATCCGTGTACAAGCAGGTAAAATATCAAGATGTCGTCGTCCTGGGGATCTGCGTTCTGGACAAGAAGCCGGCGTACGACAAATGGGTGGCCGATAAGAAGGACGTTTATTCCTTTATCACGGCCTACGATCCCGCCGGACGCGGCGACAACAGCATCTCCAGCAGTCTCTACAAGGTCACGGGCATCCCGACACAGTACATCATCGGCAAGGACGGCAATATCGCCGCCACCACCGAAGGATACGGCGACGGCGATCACCGGCTGGAAGAAGCTCTGGGTAAAATGGGCGTAAATGTGAAACCGGAAGCCAAGACCGCATCTTCCAAGTAGCGACGCCGGCGGGGTAACATAGGAACATTGGATTGCGTATTGATGTCTGACGATGGACGCGGACGCGACGTCTACTGAGAGGGAATTTATTTTATGATCCGACGATCTTTTGCCGCCGCCGCGCTGATCGCGACCGCCGCGGTCACGATGCCCGCTCAGGCGCAAATGCCGGGCGCGAATGTCGCCAAGGTGACGGCGGCCGCGAAGCCGTCCGCCGCATCGCATGGCCGCAAGGGCGTGCTGGCGATCACCATCGCCGTTTCTCCCGGCTTCCATGTGAACGCGAACAAGCCCAACGACCCGGACCTGATCCCGACCGTCTTCACGGCGCAGAGCACGCCCGGCGTCACCTTCGGCGCGCCGAAGTACCCGGCGGCGAAGTCCATCACCGTCACTTATGAGAAGAAGCCGATGCTGGTGTACCAGGGCAGCGCCGTAATCCTGGTTCCCTACACGGTTTCCAAGCCCGGCAAGGTCGTCCTGAAGGGCTCGCTCGGGTTCCAGGGCTGCAACGCATCCAGCTGCTTCCCGCCGGACAGCGCGCCCGTGACCGCAACGGTAACCGTAAAATGAGACGCACGATCCCAGCCTCGATCCTGGCTCTGCTGTCGCTCGCCGGCGTGACGCTCGCGCCCGGCGCGCGCGCCGCCACGCCGACGCCGATCCACTTCACCGCCACCGTCAGCCCCGCGCCGGTCCACGCCGGCGAAGTGGCGACGGTGACCGTCAAAGCCGCCGTGGATCCAGGCTGGCACGTGTACTCCGTGGTCCCGGCCGCCGATGGCCCGGCGGTCACGGATATTCTTTCTCTGACCGGAACGGCAAGCGCCGGGCCGACCACCGAAGACGCCGTGATCCGCAAGTTCGACGCGAACTTCGGACGCGAGGTCGGATTCCATGAGAACACGGCGACTTTTCAGCGCCAATTTCGCGTCGGCGCCGCGCCCATCGCCGCGCCCTCCGTCACGCTGCATTACCAAACGTGCAATGATAAAGTGTGCCTCCCGCCCACCGATGTCACCCTGCCCGTCGCGCTGACGGTCGCCGCCGGCCCGGTGCGGCCGGAGTACGCGCAGGCGAAGGTCATCGCCGCGCCGCCCGCCGCCCCTGCGGCGATGGCGAGAGCCAAGACTGCGAACACGGGCCTGGGCCTGTTCCTGCTGGCCGCGCTTGGAGCAGGCCTGCTCGCGCTAATCACTCCCTGCGTCTTCCCGCTGATCCCCATCACCTTGACTAACTTCGTCAAGCAGGCGGATGGCGACAAGGGACGATTGGTCCGCCTGTCGGCCGGGTACGCCCTCGGAATCGTGGCGCTGTATGTCGCCCTGGGCGCGATCGTGACAGCCACGGTCGGCGCGACGGGCATCAACAAGATTGCGGCAAATCCGTGGGTCAACCTCGGGATCTTCGTCGTCTTCGTCGTGTTCGCCCTATCGTTCTTCGAGACGATCCAGTTGACGCTGCCCGCGAACCTGGGCGCCTTGCAGACCACCGCGCGCAAACATGGCGGCATTACGGGTCTGGCTCTGCTGGGAATCACCTTCGTGCTGGCGTCGTTCACCTGCACCGCGCCGTTTTTGGGAACGCTCTTAGTCGCGGCGGCGGGCGGCGAACGCTTCCGCCCACTGCTCGGCATGCTGGTCTTCGCCCTCGCCTTTGTCTCGCCCTTCTTAGTCTTCGCCGCCTTCCCGCAGTGGATCGGCAAGATCCCTAAGAGCGGCGTGTGGCTGGCGCGCGTCAAGGCGACTCTGGGATTTGTGGAGCTGGCCGCCGCGCTTAAGTTTCTCTCGAACGCCGATCAGGTCTGGCAGTGGAAGCTGCTGACCGAACCCGTTCTGCTCGCCGCCTGGTCCTTGATCTTCGTCAGCGCCGCACTTTATCTCTGGGGGACGCTGCGCTTCGGCATCGTCGCGGAGACCGAGCCGCACGGCGCGAAGGTCCCGGTCGCGCGCGGCGCCTTCGCCCTGCTCTTTTTAGTGCTGGCCGGATATTGCTTCCGGGGTCTCGCGGGCAGGCCGGTCGCTCTCTTCAGCGCCTTCCTGCCGCCGTCGGGCTACGGCCTGGCGTCCGGCGGAGCTTCGGAAGACGGCCTGACCTGGCTCACGGACTATAACGTCGCGCTCGCCCAGGCGAAGGCCGAGGGCAAGCCGCTCTTTATCGACTTCACCGGCGTCACCTGCACCAACTGCCGCTGGAACGAAAAGAACGTCTTCCCGCGCGAGGATGTCCGCAGAGAGCTTGGCAACTATGTCCGCGTTCAGCTCTACACCGACCGTCCCGGCGACGCCGCCAATCAAAAGCTCCAATTGACCAAGTTCGGCGATGTCGCGCTGCCGCTCTATGGAGTGGTCGATCCGCAGACCGGAAATGTCGTCGATAAGACCGCCGGCACGATTACCGACGCCGGCGCGTTCACGACGTTCCTGTCCCACTCCCGAACGGCGTCCTCCTCCACAGCCGCCGCTGCTCCGGCGACGGTCGCCGCGAACGCGCCGGCCTGGGCGCCCTACACGCCCGAAGCGGCGAGCGCCGCCGCGCAGGCGGGCAAGCCGACGATCGTGGACTTCACGGCTGCGTGGTGCGTCAACTGTAAGGAAATCGAGCACGATGTCTTCGAGCATCCGGAAGTCGCGCCTGTCCTTGGCCGCAGCTTCACCACCCTGCGCGCCGATCTGACAAAATGGAACGATCCCGCGAACGTCGCCCTGCAAAAGCAGTACGGCTTTGGGAGCCTCCCGACGATCGTCTTTCTCGACTCCAGCGGCAAGGAGATCAAGAACCTGCGCATCACCGGCCGTCTCAGCGTCGCCGAGTTCCAAAAGCGCATGCAGGCCGCCGCCCCGGCGGCCGTCGCGCGAGGATAACGCGAACCGCTCCGTGTCCAATATTGGGTCAATGGCGTCCCAAACCGAAATGCTCCCATCCGCAAGATGGGAGCAAACGCATTCCACACCCAAGAAAGCACACGCCCTTGAAGACCTCTTCCCACGCCCCCTGGATGACGGCGCTCGCGCTCGCGGCGAGCGTCAGCGTCTGTCCGGCGACGCTCGCGGCGGATAGCAATCCCCCAAAGCCCGACACGCCGCTCAGCGCGCTGATCGTCGGCGGCGGGCCGGATATCCCGCACAATCAAGTCGCCATCGAAAGCAATGTCGTGTACGTGCGCAGTCTCCTGCCGCCGAGCGCCGCCACGCGCATTCTGTTCGCCGACGGCAACACCAAAACCGAGGATGTGCTCTATGAAGGCAAAAAGCAGCGCGAGCTGACGCGCGCCACCGTGCTGCCCGCGATCGACGCCCCCTCCGTCTCGGCGAGCATCGACGGTGAGACAAAGCGATTGGCGCAGGCGACGAGCAAGCCGGCTTTGCTGTACTTCACCGGGCACGGCAGCCCGAACGAAACCGGAGACTTCGACAACAATCAATACGATCTCTGGGACAAGAACGAACTGACTGTTCGCGGCCTGGCGACCTCGCTGGATTCCGTGCCCAGCAGCACGCCCGTCACCCTCGTGATGGCGCAGTGCTTCTCCGGCAGCTTCGGCAATCTCATCTTCCAGAACGGCGATCCCAGCGCGCCGCTCGCGGACCGCAATCTCTGCGGCTTCTTCGCCAGCATTGCTCAGCGCCCTGCCGCCGGCTGCACCACGGAAATCAACGCCAAGTACTATCACGACTTCACCAGCTACTTCTTCGCGGCGCTCAGCGGCAAGGACCGACTGGGAAAGACCACGGACGGCGCGGACTATAACGGCGACGGCAAAGTGGGGATGGACGAAGCGTTCGCCTACACGCTGATCCACGACGATTCGATCGATACTCCCGTCTGCACCTCGGATATTTTCCTGCGCCGCTTCGCGAAGACGCCTGACGACGCGGTCTTCAAAACGCCTTACTCGCAAGTGCTGTCGTGGGCGACTCCCGCGCAGCGCGCCGCGATCGATGCCCTATCCGACCAGCTCAAGCTCACCGGCGAAGGCCGTCTCGGCGACGCCTACAAGACCTTCGCCACCACATTGCTCGCTAGCTGGGAGACCAAGGATGTTCGGATCATTCGATTCGTCCGTCTCGCCAAAACCATCGTGCTCTCGCACGAATTGGAAACGAGCGATAACGCCAGCCTCAAGGCGCGCTACGACGCGCTGAAAGCCGCCGAAGCCGGCAACCCGCTGACCGGCCCCGCCGCTCCAAGCCCTCTTCTCGCCGTAGTGGCGGCGGCCAAAACGCCCGACGCGCCGACACCCGAATATTTGGCGCATCAAACCTATACCCTCGGCAAGATGCTCCCGCCCCCGGTTGTGACGATCGATGTGAGCGACGCGCCCGAGACGAAAGCCTGGGCCGAGAACGCACAGAAGGTTGTGACGCAGTGGTTCCCGCTCATCACGCCGTTCCTCGCCACACAAGATTGGACGCCGCCCAAGACGCTTAAGCTGATCCTGAAGCACGAAAACGACGCGCCCGCCTACACGGACAGCGACGGAATCACGATCAGCGCCCAATGGATCACCGACCATCCCGACGACTTCGGCATGGTGATCCATGAGCTAACCCACGTCGTCCAAAGCTATCCCGACAAGGGCGACAAGCCCGGCTGGCTTGTCGAAGGCATCGCCGACTACATCCGGTTCTGGCGCTACGAACCCGACGTCCCGCGTCCGCGCATCGACCCGGCCAAGGCCAAATATACCGACGCCTACCGCACCACGGCCGCCTTCATCGCCTGGGCGCAGGGCAAATACGACCGCAGCCTCATCCTCAGACTCGACGGCGCGCTGCGCACCGGAACTTACCACGATTCGCTGTTCGAGACCATCACGGGGAAACCCGTGGACACGCTCTGGACGGAGTTTTTGAAGACCGTTCCGCCGCCAATACACAAGCCATCGGTGACGATGACGATTTCTTAGCGGGGTATAATTGCTTTATTGGGCGACGACCGCCCCGCCCTTGCAAACCCACCCCGGCGCTTCGCGCCACCCCTCCCGCCGACGGGAAGGGTTTGTAGGATTGCCTCTGACGAAAGCCGCCTGCGATAACACACTCTGAAATAACCCTTCCCGTCGGCGGGAGGGGTGGCGCGAAGCGCCGGGGTGGGTTTGCCCGGGAGGGGTCGGCCGAAGGCCGGGGGTGGGTTTGCAAAGGGAGCACCCGAAGGGCCGGGCGAGGGCCACTCCGCGTCAAGAAAGACCCGCTTATGATCACCAGCACAGACAATCTCCCCACCATCGCCGCTCCCGACGTTCTCGTCTGCGGCGGAGGCACCGCCGGCGTGGTGGCGGCGATTGCGGCGGCGCGGGCGGGGGCGTCAGTGCTGATCGTGGAGCAGTTGGGGCAGCTCGGCGGCACGCAGTCGGCGGGATGGGTGACGCCCATGATGCCGAACAAGATGCTGGAGGAGTCGCTGACCCATGGGATCAACGACGAGATTATCCAGCGCGCCGCCCGGATCGATCCGCCGCCGACGGAGCGTACGGGCGATCTGCTCTGGTTCAATCCCGTGACGCTGGCGCTGGTGCTGGACGACCTGATGGCGGAATCGGGCGTGCGCGTGCTGTTCCATACGTTCATCAGCGACGCGATTGTGGAAGACGGCGCGCTCCGGGGCGTCGTGGTGGAGAATAAAGATGGGCGCGGAGTGATCCGGGCGCGTGTGACGATCGATTGCACCGGCGACGCCGATGTGGCGCTGCGCGCGGGCGCGCCGACGGTGTCGGGCGATCCCGAGGACGGGCATAACCAGCCGATGTCGCTGCGCTTCGCGATGGCGGGCGTGGATCAAAAGGGCGCGGCGGCCTTTCTCGTCGATGAGATCGGGATGACGTGCTGGTCCCGCGCCCCGCTGTTTGAGATCGGCGCGGGCGAAGCGAAGAACACGCCGCTCGGGCCGCTGATCGCGAAGGCGATTGCGGCGGGCGTGCTGGCCGAAGACGACCTCGGCTATCTCCAATTCTTCTCCATGCTCGGCCGGCCCGGTGAGCTGGCGTTCAACTGCCCGCGTATCTCGGGTCTGTCGTCGACCTCGGCGTGGGATCTCTCGCAGGCGCAGATCGTCGGACGCCAGAAGATCCGGCGCATCGCGCGTTTCTTCAAGGAGTATATCGGCGGCTTCGACGGCGCCTATATCGGGACCATCGCGCCGATGGTCGGCGTGCGCGAGTCACGGCGCATCGTCGGCGACTACACGCTGACGGAAGACGATTTCCTGTCCGAAGCGCGCTTCCCCGACTCCATCGCGCGCAACTCCTACCCCATCGATATCCACACCGCCAAGTCCCAAAAGGGCCTGGTCATGAAGCATCTCCCACCGGGACATTACCACGAAATCCCCTACCGCTGCCTGCTTCCTCACGGCGTGGAGAACCTGCTTGTGGCCGGACGCTGCCTGTCCGCCACATTCGCCGCCCAGGCCGCCGTACGGATCCAGCAGAACTGCCGCGCGTTCGGCGAAGCCGCCGGACTGGCCGCCGCAATGAGCGTCTCGCGAAACATTACTCCCAGAGCCATCGATACCGACGAGCTGCGCCGGCGCCTCAACGCGCAGGGCGCGCGGATCTAACTTTATTCTGACCCTGTTTTCTGAAAAGCCTTACGGAAAGCACAAGTAAATCGACATGATATATGGCGATTCTGACAATGCCAATATTGTTTTTTCTTCTCGTTAGAATTATAATGAGCATGTGTGGAGGAAATTACTGCTCCTGCAATTAACAGTACCGAATTCGCGCTGAACTAAAATAGAGAAAGATGCGTCAATACATAGTAAGTTTCAGGAAGGTAGTACCATTATGGCCGGAAGGCTGAGCGTTTTGACGCCCAAAGAAGTAGCATCCGAGTTCCATGTTGCGGAGACAGTCATTCTTGCGGAGCTAGAATCAGGCCGATTGAAGGGCTTTCGCTTTGGGGGCGCCTGGCGCACCACGGAGGAAGCCGCGCTGGAGTTAATCGCCACGCTGATGGAGGAGCAGGGCGCCGGTTCGGCCGCCTCGGGAGAGACAGGGGACGAGACAACGGAAGGCGACGATTACGAGATCGCCCAGGACGAAGCCGAGGCCGCGCTGCCGGCGCGCCGGCGGGGACGCCCCTCCAAGGCGTCCACTCTGGGAGATCCCGGGAGCGCGTCGAACGGCGCGGCTCCTCTGGCCCCCGCCATTCCGCTGCCGACTCTGGACGAGCTGCGGGAGCTGGAATGGGAAACGGCACAGCCGTTCTATCACCAGTGGCCCAACTCCAAGGAAAAAGAACTTCAGGACGCCGCGTTCACGCAGATCATTGAGATCGACACCAAGCATATCTCCTTAGTCATCGGCTTCGCCACCCGCGACACCGCCAGCATGCCCGCGCGCCGCCACGCCACCGTTTTCTGGGGCGACATCGGCCGCACGCTCTACCCGCTGGTGCAGTTCGCGGGCGCCAACGACTTCGAAAACAGTGGTCTCCTGGCGAGCATCATCCGCGACAGCGGACGCGCGACCGTGGCGGCCGACGCCCCCCTGCCCTCCGGCTACGAAGACATGCCGGTCGGGTTTTACAATGACCTGATTTCTGGCCCTTATACACGCAAAAGCCGCTGCGTCATCGCACACAAAGACGACTTTGCCGTCATGGCGAAGCACGCT from Capsulimonas corticalis harbors:
- a CDS encoding redoxin domain-containing protein, with product MSLTTSQKALRAAGALGALAAVTAALPALAAPKTEMETAKTLHATETFSIQSGDKVTTIFNMETYFSKPSSVRVELNTIPQPGDPPKKTSLFVTAGKEGHEYNGFTGMYKVIDAPKPGQAPKSDLGDMAGIRLILDPQSPAPAGAKRTLGTDTIDGAAMVLHTDVSPDPHNPASTVTEKLWTDAKTGLPRRRAIYLVRGAAPFVQQQTDFVSWTVDKPIDAKQFAWAAPEGAKLFEEPKLLAVGTPAPDFAATAPDGTSVKLSDYKGKIVVVDFWATWCGPCQASMPHLESVYKQVKYQDVVVLGICVLDKKPAYDKWVADKKDVYSFITAYDPAGRGDNSISSSLYKVTGIPTQYIIGKDGNIAATTEGYGDGDHRLEEALGKMGVNVKPEAKTASSK
- a CDS encoding protein-disulfide reductase DsbD N-terminal domain-containing protein, with product MIRRSFAAAALIATAAVTMPAQAQMPGANVAKVTAAAKPSAASHGRKGVLAITIAVSPGFHVNANKPNDPDLIPTVFTAQSTPGVTFGAPKYPAAKSITVTYEKKPMLVYQGSAVILVPYTVSKPGKVVLKGSLGFQGCNASSCFPPDSAPVTATVTVK
- a CDS encoding thioredoxin family protein gives rise to the protein MRRTIPASILALLSLAGVTLAPGARAATPTPIHFTATVSPAPVHAGEVATVTVKAAVDPGWHVYSVVPAADGPAVTDILSLTGTASAGPTTEDAVIRKFDANFGREVGFHENTATFQRQFRVGAAPIAAPSVTLHYQTCNDKVCLPPTDVTLPVALTVAAGPVRPEYAQAKVIAAPPAAPAAMARAKTANTGLGLFLLAALGAGLLALITPCVFPLIPITLTNFVKQADGDKGRLVRLSAGYALGIVALYVALGAIVTATVGATGINKIAANPWVNLGIFVVFVVFALSFFETIQLTLPANLGALQTTARKHGGITGLALLGITFVLASFTCTAPFLGTLLVAAAGGERFRPLLGMLVFALAFVSPFLVFAAFPQWIGKIPKSGVWLARVKATLGFVELAAALKFLSNADQVWQWKLLTEPVLLAAWSLIFVSAALYLWGTLRFGIVAETEPHGAKVPVARGAFALLFLVLAGYCFRGLAGRPVALFSAFLPPSGYGLASGGASEDGLTWLTDYNVALAQAKAEGKPLFIDFTGVTCTNCRWNEKNVFPREDVRRELGNYVRVQLYTDRPGDAANQKLQLTKFGDVALPLYGVVDPQTGNVVDKTAGTITDAGAFTTFLSHSRTASSSTAAAAPATVAANAPAWAPYTPEAASAAAQAGKPTIVDFTAAWCVNCKEIEHDVFEHPEVAPVLGRSFTTLRADLTKWNDPANVALQKQYGFGSLPTIVFLDSSGKEIKNLRITGRLSVAEFQKRMQAAAPAAVARG
- a CDS encoding basic secretory protein-like protein, whose translation is MKTSSHAPWMTALALAASVSVCPATLAADSNPPKPDTPLSALIVGGGPDIPHNQVAIESNVVYVRSLLPPSAATRILFADGNTKTEDVLYEGKKQRELTRATVLPAIDAPSVSASIDGETKRLAQATSKPALLYFTGHGSPNETGDFDNNQYDLWDKNELTVRGLATSLDSVPSSTPVTLVMAQCFSGSFGNLIFQNGDPSAPLADRNLCGFFASIAQRPAAGCTTEINAKYYHDFTSYFFAALSGKDRLGKTTDGADYNGDGKVGMDEAFAYTLIHDDSIDTPVCTSDIFLRRFAKTPDDAVFKTPYSQVLSWATPAQRAAIDALSDQLKLTGEGRLGDAYKTFATTLLASWETKDVRIIRFVRLAKTIVLSHELETSDNASLKARYDALKAAEAGNPLTGPAAPSPLLAVVAAAKTPDAPTPEYLAHQTYTLGKMLPPPVVTIDVSDAPETKAWAENAQKVVTQWFPLITPFLATQDWTPPKTLKLILKHENDAPAYTDSDGITISAQWITDHPDDFGMVIHELTHVVQSYPDKGDKPGWLVEGIADYIRFWRYEPDVPRPRIDPAKAKYTDAYRTTAAFIAWAQGKYDRSLILRLDGALRTGTYHDSLFETITGKPVDTLWTEFLKTVPPPIHKPSVTMTIS
- a CDS encoding FAD-dependent oxidoreductase, with amino-acid sequence MITSTDNLPTIAAPDVLVCGGGTAGVVAAIAAARAGASVLIVEQLGQLGGTQSAGWVTPMMPNKMLEESLTHGINDEIIQRAARIDPPPTERTGDLLWFNPVTLALVLDDLMAESGVRVLFHTFISDAIVEDGALRGVVVENKDGRGVIRARVTIDCTGDADVALRAGAPTVSGDPEDGHNQPMSLRFAMAGVDQKGAAAFLVDEIGMTCWSRAPLFEIGAGEAKNTPLGPLIAKAIAAGVLAEDDLGYLQFFSMLGRPGELAFNCPRISGLSSTSAWDLSQAQIVGRQKIRRIARFFKEYIGGFDGAYIGTIAPMVGVRESRRIVGDYTLTEDDFLSEARFPDSIARNSYPIDIHTAKSQKGLVMKHLPPGHYHEIPYRCLLPHGVENLLVAGRCLSATFAAQAAVRIQQNCRAFGEAAGLAAAMSVSRNITPRAIDTDELRRRLNAQGARI
- a CDS encoding helix-turn-helix domain-containing protein, which encodes MAGRLSVLTPKEVASEFHVAETVILAELESGRLKGFRFGGAWRTTEEAALELIATLMEEQGAGSAASGETGDETTEGDDYEIAQDEAEAALPARRRGRPSKASTLGDPGSASNGAAPLAPAIPLPTLDELRELEWETAQPFYHQWPNSKEKELQDAAFTQIIEIDTKHISLVIGFATRDTASMPARRHATVFWGDIGRTLYPLVQFAGANDFENSGLLASIIRDSGRATVAADAPLPSGYEDMPVGFYNDLISGPYTRKSRCVIAHKDDFAVMAKHALLRSQQKGRI